A part of Neoarius graeffei isolate fNeoGra1 chromosome 8, fNeoGra1.pri, whole genome shotgun sequence genomic DNA contains:
- the LOC132890343 gene encoding uncharacterized protein LOC132890343 translates to MTGFWISVLVFSTMYPVQSGRHRVTAQSSEPDVYQPDKKLIVDIGASVTLQCYIFEVEVEEMIFFKQQNRKQPRIIVRFFNAARETFYNEFQNPRFQIKKHTNCFNLTILNTALSDEAVYYCALTRPDPVFGEGTDLKFKGQSFTTESETSKPALCDHNTNMNTQEKTEVSPGTRQVHVQESVGDSLTYEASQMLKRKVKPGGRDDLVYSHMIFITTSVHLTAQLTFTAFVSFIALVFISSSKSSSLLSLSLHDGPDGKIQSNLVGAGLLHNPSQIQEFISLIKSSVWISEAQRRCSVVFLERILG, encoded by the exons ATGACTGGATTCTGGATTTCAGTTTTGGTCTTTAGCACCATgt ATCCAGTCCAGTCTGGTAGACACCGGGTTACTGCACAATCCTCAGAGCCAGATGTTTATCAGCCTGATAAGAAACTCATCGTGGATATCGGAGCCTCGGTGACTCTGCAGTGTTATATTTTTGAAGTCGAAGTTGAAGAAATGATCTTTTTTAAGCAACAAAACAGAAAACAGCCTCGAATAATCGTCAGATTCTTTAACGCTGCTCGAGAAACGTTTTACAATGAATTCCAAAATCCTCGTTTCCAGATTAAAAAACACACAAACTGCTTCAATCTGACCATTTTAAACACCGCGCTGTCTGATGAAGCCGTGTACTACTGTGCACTGACGAGACCCGACCCTGTGTTTGGAGAAGGAACTGATTTAAAATTTAAAG GTCAGAGTTTTACCACTGAATCAGAAACATCGAAACCAGCTCTGTGTGATCACAACACGAACATGAACACACAAGAGAAAACAG AAGTTTCTCCAGGAACAAGACAGGTACATGTGCAG gaATCTGTGGGTGACAGTTTGACTTATGAAGCTTCACAGATGCTGAAGAGGAAAGTTAAACCTGGAGGACGGGATGATTTGGTGTACTCTCAT ATGATCTTCATCACTACTTCAGTTCACCTCACTGCTCAACTCACTTTCACTGCCTTTGTCTCTTTTATTGCTCTGGTCTTCATCTCTTCCTCAAAATCTTCATCACTGCTCTCACTCTCACTACATGATGGACCTGATGGAAAG ATCCAGTCCAACCTGGTAGGTGCTGGGTTACTGCACAATCCCTCACAGATTCAGGAGTTTATCAGCCTGATAAAGAGCTCAGTGTGGATATCGGAGGCTCAGCGACGCTGCAGTGTTGTATTTTTGGAAAGGATTTTGGGATGA